Below is a window of Carassius gibelio isolate Cgi1373 ecotype wild population from Czech Republic chromosome B23, carGib1.2-hapl.c, whole genome shotgun sequence DNA.
catatcgtgcctaaaaacgcatggaaaacgctaagcgcgtctttctcctgaggcgtctgtctttgctaagcaacaatgacgtgctctctccatgagacgcggaaatttcagcgaaggataaatggatttgcagctctaaaaatcgcttgcagtagctctgctactgaatttatttcaaaattgcaatccatatacaactatgatcagctgttccttcatcttggctgagcgctcaacgttgttacgggaaaggatgaagctgattggttggttcttgtcacatgacctgcggtgcgcttgcggcattctgaaaagttgagatgtttttacattttgctgtatctaaaacgtatcgaaccgaaccgaaccgaaccgtgacatcagtgtatcgtatcgaaccgaaccgtgaattttgtgaaccgttacacccctaatatatatatatatatatgaatgctaTTTCAGTTCTGTGGCTATTACTCTAAACTGCAATTAGccgacaagaaaaaaaaactatagtaaaGAAATATCACACATTATACAACATTTGAATACCTAAAATGTCTGTTTTAGACATCAGACAAAAAAGTgagaaaaatgaagaaaataaaattcataagtTAAAAACAAATGGTCTGAGCTATGCCATCCACATCAACTTTATAGTGTTTACTCTACAATTATTTCATTTGACTTGTTCTCCTCCAAGTCTATGGTGGATTTGGCCCTGATGAGAATGTAAATAAAAGCAATGACGCACTCAGTATCTAGGACAAGGTCAGTCAGTCACCTTTctgtttgcagtgtgtgtgtgtgtgtgtgtgtgagagagagagaggggaatgTTAAGGGAGGTGTGTGACTGTCCACCAATTCGGAGAGAGATCTAGCTGTCTGCCTGTATTTcttcataaacatttatttgtgagacataaatatataatttgtttaatcCATTTTGTGAATATTCTTTGAAGGCTCAAAAACTTCAATCGCCACAATGACTTCCCCTGTCAACAATGGGAATTACGCACAAGCTGTTATCGTTTCATCATAATTGCCTGATGTGTTTACACATCCAGGACAAACATTCATTCATCACAAGTATGTAAGTGGTCCAGTGAGTTTAGAATCAATCAAGTGCATTCATGATGACGCCTGACcgcctctctctcgctcttcagAGTGCGGCCGGCTGCGACTGTGATAGATGGATTTAAGTGTAATTGCATGTGATAAACCCTGTGCAAGTGTCTTTATGTCACATGACGAAATGTTTGTGTGAAACTGGCGAGGGTAAATTGCGTGGGACACTTCTGAGCAATCAAACTATAATCTAAATGACAAAATTGACCATTTGTGGATCAAGTCATCATGGTTTGGGTCAGATGGGGGTCAGAAATGCCTATTAAGGGAATTATTGTCTGAAAACACACTATTGTTTCTCCTATAACATAGCGAGATTAACTGGAGATCAAATTGAGACTTTTAAGTCCACCGCTTCTCAGATTTGTCTCCTGTGATTAAAGGTCAAAGATTTTAAAACGAATTTAACAACTCGGAAATTCATTTTATAGTCTTTATTCTGTATACGGTCCACAATTGTCTCATTTATTACAGGAGAATCATAGTTCATGCTGAGAAGTCTTCAAACTATAACCTTTGAATAACAACAATTTCCTCTGGACTGTAATGAGAGCAAATAAATCTCTTTTTTGGTATTTATGTTAACTTCCTTTACTTCAGTATCTCACTTCCATAAAATAATCGTGTGCTCTGTACATCTCTTATCTTATAAAACTATATCAGacacaaacagaaaaacactGAGCATGATTTCATCATCATGCACAAACGTGTGTGCATCAtttgtgttgctgtgtgtgtagTTTATGTTGTTTCCATGGAGCGAGACCATCTGGTTAAATGGTGAATCGCTAGTCAGCAGAAAGTGATCCAACACTTGGATTCACTTGAGCATCGACTACACAGTGCATGTTGCAAACCCACGGTCACGTTAAGGAGGACTGGGAATTACAACTCCCACATGACTGACAAATGAAGGATGATGTCCGAATTGGGAGATAAGCCTCACTCTTATATAAACACAGAGAGTTCAATGTGTTCTGACACAGCATTATTGaaaaccttatttaaaaaaaaaccatgTTTGCCACATACAAAATCCACATCCGTTCACAAAGATGTTCAAATACACCATCTTTTATGTTTGATTTGTTTGACCCAAATCTCTCTATTTTTTGGCTTTTTGTGTCACAGAGCTTAAACTTTAATCAGCAAATACACAATTATGTAAGTCCTCAGTCATGTCAAGGCCTACATGAAATCAGTACAAGTTATTCACAATTTCTTTGCTAATTGTGGGATGAAATATTGTTGGGATGGATTTAAATgtggtaaaatgtgttaaatatattTGGAAGTCACAGTTGGTTATCATTAACATGATCATACTAGGAAAACAGACTGGTGAGGGGCATGTCTAGAGTTTTATGAATGGAAAGCGATACAGAGTTTTTTTGTGGAATGCTGTGGGCACAGATTCCGTCCAGGCCTAGTCATGAGTTTCATAACAGTGAGTCCAACTGCTTTCAGAAAGCTGGACAGTAAGTGTCTATAATCCGTCGAGGACTAAACAGccagtgttttgtgtttaatgatgATCTTCTGTTGAAACTCACATCAGATAAGCTTTCAATGTGCCATGACGCCTTGTCTGATGATCTTAAAGAAACTCAAGAGAGCTTTTGagataaaaacatgaatatttagtgactaaaataatcatttatactGAATGGAAGCCTGCTTCGGTCTCAGTGAAAATACTTCTTGAGTCCCAGCTCTTCAAACTTTCCTGATCCTGTCTCACTATCTCTACTATGCTATCATAATGAAGGCAtaaatgccaaaaaaataaagctcaattaaaaataaagtctaATTGCTTGATATAAAGCCACAACTGCAAGAATTTGCAAATTCTGAGACACTAAGATATAATCATAATTTTGATATAAAGTTTTAGTTGTGAGAAATTGTCAAAATTCTGagaaatttttaaataaaggcATACTGTGATgtttaagataatttttttaattgtcacaAGGTGAAATAAAGACACATTGtgataaataaaatcacaaagaGGAGAAAAAGTAAGACATTTTGAGAAGATGATTGTGAGATTATAGTAACATTGTGAGATGAATATGGGAAATAAAGTACAGTAGCAAACTAAGATATAAagatacataaatacaattttgaCACGTGAAGTTGCAGTTGTGAGATATGAAGTCATTATTTATCTGAAAATGCAATCATAAAATAGTCGCAACAGACACATAGTGAGAGAAAAAAAGCCActgtcagaattttttttcttttgtttgtttgaataaatgtttttatataatgacactgttattataacatttttaaaatagtaatactgtgaaatataaagacaaatatgGGAAGTCAAAAATATGTGTAATAAAGTAGCTGCAGTTTAAAAAAGTTGTACTTTTGAGATACAGTATAAGGTCATGTTGTGTGATATAAAGTAAAAGttttgagatataaagttgcagtTGTGCACTCTGTGACACAACTATGAGTAATAAAAGCACAAATTTTGAGATTGAGACCAGGTTTGATGAGAGTATTTCACAGTTTTCCCTGTCCACCATCTCTAAAACATCTACACCTGTTCCTCACAGAGGTCATTAGAAATCTCTCTCCACTCCTCTGTTGGCATGGAGGGTGGACTGGGTGGGTCGTACAGACACAAACATATTCCaaagctcttttttttccttttgaagGAAGTTTTCCAAGCTACGTGATCTTCCGCCATTTTCTTCCTGGGTCACGCACACCAGAGACAAGCTAATGAATGGCGAGAGACTGAAAGAGAAGGAGAGGGCTTTCTCCTTGTGTTTCCCGTAGTTTATTTAACCTGATTAGATTTGAGATTTTTctcacaagtcagcaatattcaTCAGAGCATTAGATATCCACCACCCACCGAGGGCCTCAATGGAAAACTGCCCTGATAAGACCTGCTGTTctgttcacaaaacatttttacatgcacGTGTTTATCTAGAGATTTAATGGAAACATGCCATAGATgtctgagtttatatatatattttttaaaattagaatTAAATACAACGTTTTATGAACATGTAGAATTGCATTCATCAAAACCAATAAAAAGCTATTATTCACTAAGTAtgtataaattatgaaaaaaggcTATTCTTGGTTTTGAAATGACAAGAAACATATACTTAAGGTATCAAACCCTAGATGGTTATTATCGGAAGCATCCTCAAGATatgcatgcctgtgtgtgtgtgtgtgtgtgtgtgtgtatagacacTGGGTGGTACAGGGCATTGCCTGTGGCTAAGTCAAAATAAAAGCTGGCAGTGAGGGCTCTGCCCTTTGAGCACGGATGGTGTGTGAGCATGCAGAGACGTGACTGAACACATTCACATGTTTCCTTTAGTTTTCTAACACAAACGTGCACACACCCCTCATTAACTGAGAAAACCTTTCAATACAGATGCACGATATCACTGCTTTCCGGCACCCTGCAGACACGGCTGCTCTTGGATTTTAGGTATTTTTCAGGACACTTTAAAGAACGCAATTAAGAGGCAATCAACAGACAATTATCTATTTTGAAACTacttaaatgtactgtattttatttactcATGACGTTACCTGGCCTAGAAATCACACTTTTGGTTTACAATGCCTCTGTTTGTTAGCTTCCATTTTTTAAGGTCTGAAAGATTCAACAGAGATGAAAAACATGGTGTCCATCACTTCAGCTGCTGTTCTGATTCATGTGAAACATTCTGAAGCACAGACCAGTTGTGGGCTTTTGCAGGaattaaatgtgtatgtgtgctacagtatgtgtcagatagtCACTTCCCACACTCTGATAAAACTCACACTCTGATAATTCTTGGAAACAGCACATTAATCCATGCACCCAGCAGTGGGAAGCTAACACACAAGAGCCTGCCAACCTTACAGCAATATCTGCATACATATGTTGTTCTGACAGGACATAAATCCCAAATAAAATTTCTGTAAAGCAACACGGTTAGCGGTTAATAAGCAGAACTGCACACATCTCGCGGAAGAACATTATAACCGGAACTACTTCTTTAATTTATGTCTATCGCGATTCACGCAGGTATATGTTACTCCGCACCGGTGAAGACACGAACAGGTTACAATAGTCCAAAAATAATCACTTATTATAAATGTACCATAGTGATTTGGGATAAGACAAACAGGCTGTTTGGTAGATGAATTTATGATGTATTCGCTCATTATATCATTGTGGACTGGAAATGATGAACAAGTGGCGCTTGAATATCTCAAGACAGCGACATGGGATTTAATGAAGagtaaattaagtttttaaagtTTCACAGACAGCGTTAATCACTTTTCCACTaggaataacatttaaaaataaaacaaattaattatctatttattcattcagacaatgaaaaagtaatatatatatatatatatatatatatatatatatatatatatatatatatatattatgttacagtttttttgtataaaatgtattttgacaaTAAAAAGATGtgaaccctggaccacaaaaccatcaataatggtaaatatttttaaatttggaTTTTCTActgtacatcatctgaaagctgaataaataagctttccattggttTGTTATGAAAGtggaaaatcaaaatattgagaaaatcgcctttaaagttgtccaaatgaagtccttagcaatgcatattactaatcaaaaataaagttttgatatatttatggcagGAAATGTACaagaaatatcttaatggaacatgatctttacttaatattttggCATAGAAACATTATAATTTTGACCTGTCCAATGTATTGTTGGTTATTTCTTCAAATACTTGTGTGGCTTATGACTGACTTTGTAATCCAGGTTCAGatatgcattttaaaagttttaaattgcatttaaaaaagcaCTGGCCAATTGTTTCTCTCAATCCTTTTGCCAAATAGCATTTCTATGAATCAACAAATGTACTTTAGACATTGTAATTtcaattgttaatttaaaatcatttttaaacttttacatttcttgtaaatacatttttaaacatgaattaaCTTTAGTTTAAAATGCCTATTTATGTCTATTCATTGTCATTTTGAAACCCATCAATCATTTATCCTTTCATCTTTGAATCAATATCATCattttttcactgttttttaagTATCTCTCCAAGATATTAAATTCTGCAGTCAAAACTCACAGATTTGATCAAATTTGTCCAAAACCGAATTACTAAGCTGAGATCTGCCCCTCCATTTAacagctatatattttttatattaaaaataaactcatttgcgtctttattgcttttttaggaatttaattaaaagaagttaattaaaaataagacaAAGCAGACCTGTAAAATAGCAACTTCTAAGCAATAAAATTGAAGACTCATATGTCTTAAAATCAAATATTctaagaaaatatcagtttaagaCCACTGAGAAGATTCACCCACATTCAATCACCAAAATCAGTATGAAGCACTTAGATTTTCTCTTGGACTTTATTCCCAGTCATATCAAGTCTGATTGCTTCCTCTATATAATTTGTATGCATATTTGAGATGACACATGAAGCACACAGTGACTCGTATACTGCCTCATTCTGTGTCAGTGTTTGATGGTGATGGACTTGACCTCAGTGAAGAAGTGGTACGAGTCTTTTCCCCCCTCTCGACCAATGCCCGAGTTTTTCATGCCACCGAAGGGGAGGTTTAAATCTCTGACCAGCCAGCAGTTGGTCCACACCAACCCAGCCTGCAGTTTCCTAGCAACCCTGTGCACGCGCCCCACATCTCGGGACCACACTGTGGCGGATAAACCATAGCGGACACCATTGGCCCGTGATATAACTTCCTCCTCCTCATCGAAGGGTGTCACACAGGTTACAGGACCAAAAATCTCTTCCTGCATCAATGCGGACGAGTCTTTCACTCCAGAGATGATAGTGGGCAACATGAAGTAGCCACCTGCATTTTGTTGTGGAAGGATAAGTTTGTCCACACCCTCCCCACAATGCACCTTGGCACCTTCTTCCAGCGCCAAAGAAACATAACCTTTAACCTGTAGGAGTTAGCAGGcaattgaaatgttttacatgtcTATCTATTTGTAAACATAGTAATTTCCTTTTATACGAAGATAAAGACTGTATTTTTCATATACATCCACTTTCTAATCTCACACTGTCTGACAGTTAACACTGAAAACGCAGTTTGTTTTATCAAAAGAAACACATCTGTGATTATCATCAGACCTTCTGTAGATGCTCTTTGCTGATGAGCGCTCCATTGTCGTTGGAAAGGTCAGAGGGCGCTCCAGTTTTCCACCGACGAGCCGCCTCCACGAAACGAGCAAGGAATTCTGGGTAAACGCTGCGCTCAACAAAGATTCTGCTGGTGCACAGACAGATCTCTCcctgagagaagagaagagaaaaagatGCAAATAAGGTCTTAAGTAAATCTAGCAATTTTCACTGGGTTGCGTAAACTAATTATATACAGACACTGTAAATATTAGCACAGaggtgatgtgtttgtgtgtgtgaagtgaaggcctaagagagagaaaaagagaaagaaagagaaagagtgtgaGAGAACAATGTACAATGCTGTATTAACAATTGATGTGCTCTGAGCACCACAGTGTGGCAGAAAGCTGAACTACATGTTGTCTTCCCATTCAAAAGTAAGGTTTGAGACCgtacaatataataataacaatttcatAGTTAAACCAACATGTTGTTAAATTCTGCTAATGGAGACAGGTTATCATCAGTGTTGTTATGGTGAACTAAAACTGAATGATTTTCAAGATCTTTTTTccctataacaaaaaaaaaaaacggaaataatttttttttctaactgaaataaaagtgaATTATTACAATTACTGAAACAATACATTTCTGCAATCTGATTGGTTAAGCTCTGCATGAGCTAACCTGATTGGAGAAGCTGGATCGTACAGTAGTGCTGATGCACTGCTCCATGTCAGCATCAGCAAATATAATAGCCGGGTTTTTTCCGCCAAGCTCCAGGGAAAGCTTCTTACAGTACGGTGCACTGCGCTCTGTTATAAGTCTTGCTGTAGCTGTGCTCCCTGTAAATGAGATCAACGGCACGTCAGGGTGGGACACCAGGGCATCCCCGGCTCGTGGGCCCGTACCAAAGACAATGTTGATCACTCCAGGTGGAAAGCCTAGAAAAAGGACACACGGATTATACAGAAACATGCACTCAGTTCGGAGGCTAtgcaagatgaagatgagtttatttcttgattagaacagatttggacaaatttagcgttttctcacttgctcaccaatggattcactgcagtgaatgggtgccttcagTCCAAACAGATtttcggactctcattctgatggcacccattcactgcaaaggatctaCTGATGAACAACCAAATTTATAcgaatctgttctgataaagaaacaaactcatcaacatcttgggtggcctgagagtgagtaaattgagcaaattttcatttttgggtgaaatgttCCTTTTTAAAATCTGACATAGATAAACACAAATCTCTCACCAGCTTCCTCCAATAGTTGACACATCATCCAGGCAGTGACGGAGGTCATTTCACTGGGTTTCGCCACCACAGTATTGCCTGCAGCAACAGCCGGGGCAATCTTCCAGGTCAGGAGGTACAACGGCAGGTTCCATGGGCTTATGAGACCAGCTATAGGCAGAGAAATTTaacacacatgaaaatgagtaatGCACTAATGAGAATAATATAGACAGACACATACCCACTCCTACAGGACAGCGTACTGTGTAGTTGAGACAGCCCATGTGATCCATCTGACTGCAGTCATTAGTGTGATGCAGGACAGACGAAGCAAAAAAACGGAAGTTGTACGCTGATCGTGGAATGTCCACATTTCGGGCAAAAGTTATAGTctttcctggaaaaaaaaaaagatttggaaaTGAGTCCATTTAATGCTTTAAGAGACCTctaaaacaaaatgaatgaaagtgaatgaaaatGTTCAGTGAAAGAAAGACAGTAGCCTAATACtgacatatctatctatctagctagcaAGCTAGCTGTTAATTAAAAGTTTAAGCTAAAGCCAGATAGACAAGAGCTAGAtgacacaataaaataaaagctcttcaaataaaattaattccattaaaaaaaacccTGATATGTGTGGCCATTCAGGTTTCTAGATGTTATATAAGCCACTGAAAAACCCCATATCTGTTGACCACAAGAAAAGTACATTGCTGACTCGCAGCATACCTTTGGTCTGTTGTGCACTTTGAACTTATTTAGTGTAATCTGTTTAGTGTGTCCTGTATTACAGTGCAGTTTCTAGAGTTTTACCCTGGTCTTTAGACTCAGCCTGGACAAACTCGTCCAGTTTAGCCTCTATCAGGTCAGCTAGTTTATTCAGTACTTTGGATCTCTCTGCTGGACTCTTTGCGGACCAATCAGGAAAGGCTTCTGTGGCTGCCCTCACTGCAGCATCCACCTATAAGCAGTAGGAAATGGGTTAACCCGCGTGAATTGGGTAGATCTTCCTTTCTACAGGCACTGGCCCATTTTAGGATATGATATTGTTATGTAATGCCATCATTTCAGTATCAAAACTCTTTATTAACTGCATAAAAATGGACtgaaatggaaaatatattttaaaaactaagtGAATCTATAATATAACATAGTGCAAAACAGTAATGGACTGTACATCCTACAGCTAAACTCTTTTCTGTTCCACTGACCCAGACAAGTTCATCTGGTGAGAGCTATAATAGTTACTAATTAAACACTGGACCTTGAGCGTCGCCCACCTGATTATGAGCGGTGTTTACTGTGAGAAGAATATGAGAGCAAAGGTACATCACCCTGACTCCGTATCATTACTCTTGCCTTCCTTGGAACTGGTGTCTTTAGCCAAATAATCTTGTGACAAGTTACATATTATTAAAGGTAAAACttcaattcttattattttttttacattacaaaacAATTGAAAATGTTTAACTAGAGAAATACACATTCAGACACATGGACAAGACAGTACATCTATAGCGACACAGAACAGAATTCATAATGCACAACCGACATCTTCAAATATTAGAAAGAAATTGAGAAAAATAAGAAAGAGACCAGGAAAAATCGTACCTCCTCAGATCCACTGTCTGGAACTTTGCAATAAACCTCTCCAGTCGATGGGTTGAAAGAGTCTATTAGCTTGGAACATGGTACAAACTTCCCACCAATATAGTTTTCCAGCACTAGGTATTTGTCTTTTGACATTGtagaaaaataagattaaaaaccaGTTTTGCAGACAAAAGAAAAACCTGAAATGTTTGCGCACCAGTCAGCACAGGTACAAATGAGCTTTCACCGGACTCTTttgcaatctgtttactcaagtAAATGAGAGGTTGCAAAGTAAACTAAATGGCTCCTCCAGCAGATATGACACTCATTAATTCGAGTACTAGTTGGACATTAAAAGACTTTAAAGTGCTGGAGGTTTTGAGatattgtttacatttctttGAAAAGGAAATTGTTGTCTCGAGTTGGATATTAAACACCGCTATTTATGACTTTgcaataaatttacaataaatttgactaaataaatcaatacaaaactaaaattataCAAGACTAATCCTCAACACATTTAAAGGGATTATTTAGAGACAAACGTGTTTATAATATACTAAAATGCTCATTTGGGCAACTGAAGTGGGTGCTTTTATCCTGTAGTGCGCACAGAAATAACACCCAATGCTGATAATTTATTTGAGGAACACGTTTTGAGGAAGCTTGTTCTGGAAGGAAATGAAAAGCAAAATATGTACAGGTGTGGAGGAGGCCGATAAATGTGTCTCAGTATTAAGAGGTTAGATTGGgactgtttgtgtttctgtgtttctgtgtgcagAACTTCAGGCCTGAAACTAGAGGAGTAAAGTTTGATGTCAAACTTTAAAACTGGCTTGAGAAAGCCAGGCCATTAAggttgaaaacattttaatagccTTAAGTAGTTCTACAGTTTaaagttttaatgttttgaagGCAATGTaagagataaacagacagacagacaaacgtGAACTTACACGGCTATATTTGTGGGTTTGGAAATGTTTTGGCTGCTTAACCTTGTAAAGTTGAAATGtcgttatatgtatttttttcttaatgcacTACAATATGCTGTGTCTAGCctgttgctagaatgtttctagcaagattaacatgttactagcatggTTAAGTTACTATAATGATTCTATcattattagcatgttactagcatgattctagcatgattagcaaggtactAACGTGTTAGCATGGTTAGCAGCAAGTTAACAGCATTATTtatagcattattagcatgttactaacgggttgctagcatgtttctaacacgaTTGGCATGATTATAGattgattagcattttgctagaaTTATTCTAACATGATTAACGCCATataagcatgttgttagcatgatgctagcatattcctagcatgattagcacataACTAGCATGGTGATAGCATTCTATTGGCATGATAGCAAGTTAGCAAAGGACgagttatgaatgaatgaaacgcCTTTGTCCATGTTCACTCAGTGTCGAATTGCTCATCTTTAAGAGCAAGATTTTGGTtccttaaaatatttatatattaaattatctcAAACTGAACTCTTTTGAGGACATGTGCAACACCGGTAACGCTACTGTATTGTGACTAGTAAATGATTCGACAACAATTTACTTTTGTCAGTAGACTAGTTtttcaaaatactgtattttttccAGTAACAAGCTACCTTTCCATAAAGTATTGGAGTAACACAACGAAGTAGCTTCGCAGGAGGAAATTACACAAACGCCAGATTCGAGTGATTCTTTAAATGAACCGATTaacaaaaaaaagatgaaatcCCTGTACAAAACTCTCTGTGTGGATTTTCAGATCTTTTTATAGCAACATATTAAGTTACATGCTGATATTCAATGTTATGTTTGACTTATGCAATTATTTGTATACAATAgttatacaaattataattcctAATAGTTTTTGTTGAAAAAACTAGCTTCTCTGCAAGAAAAATTGCTTTGATGaaattatatcattaaaaatatagcaATGACAAAAAATGTAGGTACAGAAATTTACTGACTTAAATTATGAGTAAATAGTTTGAAAATTAAGTGACTTATTTTAGGCTAATAGCAACCAGGTCTCCAACAGAAACTGCAGACATGTGATTAACATTTTAATCGAAGAGAGACAGGCCACACTTAAACCAAGATGGCTGGTGGATGTCTGCCATTTTCTTACTTTGCAGAAGATGGTACTGTTGGCAGAAATCCAATCACACTTAATTTCACACTCACTTCATCTGACTCAGGTTCTCAATGCAGCACTAGGCCTCAATTTCAATTTCATGAGATAACTCTTCACTGAGAGACAGATGAAAGGGTCTCTTGAGAAAAATTTGTCAATTTAAAGTTTTGAGTGAGATATTACACCAATTCTGAACAGGGAACTTCGAACAAGCTTCCACAATATTGACAACAGGAGAGTGAATGCAAATAATCAATGTGTAAGAATCCGAATatggaaagacaaaaaaaaaaacctttgtataTACATCATGTCAATGAGAagcttaattaaaatattttatcattttatataactTTAATGTTTCATGAAGCAGCATTAGAACATGAAAGTTTTATGGAGAAGAGCAGAGAGTGAGACTTTGCTCATTCCGAATCAAAAGACCCAGAGAAAAAGTGGGTGGATGTTGAGATTTCATTTCTCAAGAAAAGATATAAACCACCATTCTAAGGAAAAACAACACCGATAATGAGAattaacaagaaaagaaaaaaaaacttactgaaaaCTTTGACTTACTGTCAAAGTGCTATTGAATACAGTGATGGAGAAAATTAAAGGAAGGAAACGATCATTAGGCAACTATTTTGGATGATTTAAAACGAGGATCAAAGAGAACAATGAGCTGAAATTAGAGAAAGACAGCATTAAAAAGTTgctattttcaaaaatgttcttTGTGGGTAATTCAGAAAACTCTTTGAAGCTTTCAAAGCAGAGCTAATGTCAGAATCTCTTGAGACTGTGATTACTGCACTTGTAATTGACCTAACTCTGCAGCACAGAGCACATACATATAATAACCCAATGCTCAGTCGAGAAGTCGTTTGTTACATTGCAGCAAGTCCAGTGCTATAAAACTAAAAGGTCAAATCCCCCAGTTTTCACTTTTGATTGTAATTCTTCTTATTAAATACGATCTTTTGTGTTGGATAAGGTCCAAGCACCTTATTTATCTTCAATTTCAGTATATTTACTTTGTGCCTACCAGTGGAAACATA
It encodes the following:
- the aldh8a1 gene encoding 2-aminomuconic semialdehyde dehydrogenase, translated to MSKDKYLVLENYIGGKFVPCSKLIDSFNPSTGEVYCKVPDSGSEEVDAAVRAATEAFPDWSAKSPAERSKVLNKLADLIEAKLDEFVQAESKDQGKTITFARNVDIPRSAYNFRFFASSVLHHTNDCSQMDHMGCLNYTVRCPVGVAGLISPWNLPLYLLTWKIAPAVAAGNTVVAKPSEMTSVTAWMMCQLLEEAGFPPGVINIVFGTGPRAGDALVSHPDVPLISFTGSTATARLITERSAPYCKKLSLELGGKNPAIIFADADMEQCISTTVRSSFSNQGEICLCTSRIFVERSVYPEFLARFVEAARRWKTGAPSDLSNDNGALISKEHLQKVKGYVSLALEEGAKVHCGEGVDKLILPQQNAGGYFMLPTIISGVKDSSALMQEEIFGPVTCVTPFDEEEEVISRANGVRYGLSATVWSRDVGRVHRVARKLQAGLVWTNCWLVRDLNLPFGGMKNSGIGREGGKDSYHFFTEVKSITIKH